The Oenanthe melanoleuca isolate GR-GAL-2019-014 chromosome 1A, OMel1.0, whole genome shotgun sequence genome contains a region encoding:
- the CSNK1E gene encoding casein kinase I, translating to MELRVGNKYRLGRKIGSGSFGDIYLGANIATGEEVAIKLECVKTKHPQLHIESKFYKMMQGGVGIPSIKWCGAEGDYNVMVMELLGPSLEDLFNFCSRKFSLKTVLLLADQMISRIEYIHSKNFIHRDVKPDNFLMGLGKKGNLVYIIDFGLAKKYRDARTHQHIPYRENKNLTGTARYASINTHLGIEQSRRDDLESLGYVLMYFNLGSLPWQGLKAATKRQKYERISEKKMSTPIEVLCKGYPSEFSTYLNFCRSLRFDDKPDYSYLRQLFRNLFHRQGFSYDYVFDWNMLKFGAARNPEDMDRERREHEREERMGQLRGSATRALPPGPPAGATANRLRNVTEPMASTPTSRIQQSGNTSPRAISRVDRERKVSMRLHRGAPANVSSSDLTGRQEVSRISASQTSVPFDHLGK from the exons ATGGAGCTTCGAGTGGGAAACAAATACCGGCTGGGCAGAAAGATTGGCAGTGGTTCGTTTGGAGATATTTACCTAG GAGCCAATATTGCAACTGGTGAAGAGGTGGCCATCAAACTGGAATGTGTCAAAACcaagcatccccagctccacaTTGAAAGCAAGTTCTACAAGATGATGCAGGGAGGAG tgGGTATCCCCTCCATTAAATGGTGTGGAGCAGAGGGGGACTACAATGTGATGGTGATGGAACTCTTGGGGCCCAGCCTGGAAGATCTCTTCAACTTCTGTTCCCGCAAATTTAGTCTCAAGacagttctgctgctggcagaccAGATG ATCAGCCGTATTGAGTACATTCATTCCAAGAACTTCATCCATCGGGATGTGAAGCCAGACAACTTCCTTATGGGCCTTGGCAAAAAGGGCAACCTAGTATACATCATTGATTTTGGTTTGGCCAAGAAATACCGGGATGCCCGGACCCACCAGCACATCCCTTACCGGGAAAACAAGAATCTGACTGGCACAGCCCGTTATGCCTCTATCAACACCCACCTGGGAATTG AACAAAGTCGCCGTGATGACCTGGAGAGCCTGGGTTATGTGCTCATGTATTTCAACCTGGGCTCgctgccctggcagggcctCAAGGCTGCCACCAAGCGCCAAAAGTACGAGAGGATCAGCGAGAAAAAGATGTCAACGCCCATCGAGGTGCTGTGCAAAGGGTACCCTT ctgAGTTCTCGACATACCTCAACTTCTGCCGTTCACTGAGGTTTGATGATAAACCCGACTACTCGTACCTGCGGCAACTCTTCCGCAACCTCTTCCACCGCCAAGGCTTCTCCTACGACTACGTCTTTGACTGGAACATGCTTAAATTT GGAGCAGCCCGGAACCCTGAGGATATGGATCGGGAGCGGCGAGAGCACGAGCGAGAGGAGAGGATGGGGCAGCTCCGAGGGTCAGCCACGCGAGCGCTGCCCCCTGGCCCACCTGCCGGAGCCACTGCCAACCGTCTTCGCAATGTCACCGAGCCCATGGCCTCCACCCCCACCTCCCGAATCCAGCAGTCCG GCAACACGTCCCCCAGAGCAATCTCAAGAGTGGACAGGGAGCGGAAGGTCAGCATGAGGTTACACCGAGGAGCTCCTGCCAACGTCTCCTCATCTGACCTCACAGGGCGGCAAGAAGTGTCACGGATTTCAGCATCACAG aCAAGTGTGCCATTTGATCACCTTGGGAAGTGA